Proteins encoded within one genomic window of Brassica oleracea var. oleracea cultivar TO1000 unplaced genomic scaffold, BOL UnpScaffold16185, whole genome shotgun sequence:
- the LOC106322340 gene encoding polyadenylate-binding protein RBP47B-like: KLTCQSEGYGFVEFLTRAAAEEVLQNFNGSVMPNSEQLFRLNWASFSTGEKRAVENGPELSIFVGDLSPDVTDTLLQELFVERYPSVKSAKVVIDSNTGRSKGYGFVRFGDESERSRALTEMNGAYCSNRQMRVG; this comes from the coding sequence AAGCTAACATGTCAATCAGAAGGGTATGGTTTTGTTGAGTTTCTTACACGAGCTGCAGCTGAAGAGGTTCTTCAGAACTTTAACGGTTCAGTAATGCCAAACTCCGAGCAGCTCTTCCGTCTAAACTGGGCATCTTTTAGCACTGGTGAGAAGAGAGCAGTTGAGAATGGTCCAGAGCTATCTATATTTGTTGGAGATTTGTCTCCGGATGTGACTGACACTTTACTGCAAGAGCTCTTTGTTGAGAGATATCCATCTGTCAAGAGCGCTAAAGTTGTGATCGATTCCAACACCGGCCGGTCCAAAGGTTACGGTTTCGTTAGGTTTGGTGATGAAAGTGAGAGGTCAAGGGCTTTGACTGAAATGAATGGAGCTTATTGTTCC